A DNA window from Methylobacterium sp. NMS14P contains the following coding sequences:
- a CDS encoding peptidase inhibitor family I36 protein, whose amino-acid sequence MGAVVLADPGDGARSGSWRRLALPTLLILGWVGLFAYSAAYLTEDLPFRPSMPEASPSAEGSAGPRAARRVVMLDEPDQPAAPADAAGQTAMAASAAPPAPQTAATATTAANARSAPAPGPAPAAAEYVGVWGPTPEACGARSRRRGYIPATITQDRARAGRTLCLFHDLRRSGAAWVTAAECSDRGRHWSSQVRLQVDGEHLTWSSSRGTSTYIRCGRRAG is encoded by the coding sequence ATGGGGGCGGTCGTGCTGGCGGATCCGGGCGACGGGGCGCGTTCCGGCTCCTGGCGTCGCCTCGCCTTGCCGACGCTCCTCATCCTCGGCTGGGTGGGCCTGTTCGCCTACAGCGCCGCCTACCTGACCGAGGATCTGCCGTTCCGCCCGTCCATGCCGGAAGCGAGCCCTTCCGCGGAGGGCTCCGCCGGCCCGCGCGCCGCGCGCCGCGTGGTGATGCTCGACGAGCCCGACCAGCCCGCGGCTCCGGCCGACGCGGCCGGCCAGACCGCCATGGCGGCCTCGGCGGCGCCGCCGGCCCCGCAGACTGCCGCGACGGCCACGACGGCCGCGAATGCCCGGTCGGCACCGGCTCCGGGCCCCGCTCCGGCCGCGGCCGAGTATGTCGGCGTCTGGGGCCCGACGCCCGAGGCCTGCGGGGCGCGGTCGCGGCGCCGCGGCTACATCCCGGCCACGATCACGCAGGACCGCGCCCGCGCGGGCCGCACGCTCTGCCTCTTCCACGACCTGCGGCGGAGCGGCGCCGCCTGGGTCACCGCCGCCGAGTGCAGCGATCGCGGCCGCCACTGGTCGTCGCAGGTCCGCCTGCAGGTCGACGGCGAGCACCTGACCTGGTCGAGCAGCCGCGGCACCTCGACCTACATCCGCTGCGGCCGCCGCGCCGGCTGA